One segment of Enterobacter ludwigii DNA contains the following:
- a CDS encoding PLP-dependent aminotransferase family protein yields MKKYQRLAQQIISQIELGVWLPGDKLPSLREQVASSGMSFMTVGHAYQMLESQGRIVARPQSGYYVASRPTAQQPAPPAQVMRDEVVDINTYIFDVLQASRDPSVVPFASAFPDPRLFPLQQLNRSLANVSKTATAMSVIENLPPGNVDLRHAIARRYAQQGMNISPDEIVITAGALEALNLSLQAVTEPGDWVIVENPCFYGALQALERLKLKALSVATDVREGIDLNALEQALNEYPVKACWLMTNSQNPLGFTLSAEKKAHLVALLARHNVTLIEDDVYSELYFGREKPLPAKAWDRDDMTLHCSSFSKCLVAGFRIGWVAAGKHARRIQQLQLMSTLSTSSPMQLALVDYLATKRYDAHLRRLRRTLAERKQQAWQSLLRHMPAGVKIHHNDSGYFLWLELPAQLDAGLLSEKALMHHISIAPGKMFSTSDAWTPFFRFNTSWAWGEREEQAVIQLGKLISSMLE; encoded by the coding sequence ATGAAAAAATACCAGCGTCTGGCGCAACAAATTATCTCGCAGATCGAGCTTGGCGTATGGTTGCCGGGCGATAAGCTGCCTTCTCTGCGAGAGCAGGTCGCGAGCAGCGGCATGAGTTTTATGACCGTGGGCCACGCGTATCAGATGCTGGAAAGCCAGGGGCGTATCGTCGCCAGGCCGCAGTCGGGCTATTACGTTGCCTCGCGCCCGACCGCACAACAACCTGCGCCGCCTGCCCAGGTGATGCGGGACGAAGTGGTAGATATCAACACCTATATCTTCGACGTATTACAGGCCAGCCGCGATCCGTCGGTTGTTCCTTTCGCTTCGGCCTTCCCCGACCCCCGGCTTTTCCCGCTGCAGCAACTTAACCGTTCGCTGGCCAATGTCAGTAAAACCGCCACAGCAATGAGCGTGATTGAAAACCTGCCTCCGGGTAACGTTGACCTTCGCCACGCCATTGCCCGCCGCTATGCGCAGCAGGGAATGAATATCTCGCCGGATGAGATTGTCATTACCGCAGGCGCACTCGAAGCCCTGAATCTTAGCCTGCAGGCCGTTACCGAGCCTGGTGACTGGGTGATTGTCGAAAACCCCTGTTTCTATGGTGCACTGCAGGCGCTGGAACGCCTGAAACTTAAAGCGCTGTCGGTGGCGACGGACGTCCGCGAAGGGATCGATCTGAATGCGCTTGAGCAGGCGCTCAATGAGTATCCGGTCAAAGCCTGCTGGCTCATGACCAACAGTCAAAATCCCCTCGGCTTCACGCTCAGCGCAGAAAAAAAAGCGCACCTGGTCGCGCTTCTCGCCAGGCACAACGTCACCCTGATCGAAGATGATGTCTACAGCGAACTCTATTTTGGCCGGGAGAAACCCCTGCCAGCGAAAGCATGGGATCGTGACGATATGACGCTGCACTGCTCGTCCTTCTCGAAATGTCTGGTGGCGGGGTTTCGCATCGGCTGGGTGGCGGCAGGTAAACATGCGCGACGCATTCAGCAGCTACAGCTGATGAGCACCTTATCGACCAGTTCACCCATGCAGCTGGCGCTGGTGGATTACCTGGCGACAAAACGCTATGACGCCCATCTTCGCCGCCTGCGACGCACGCTGGCCGAACGCAAACAGCAGGCGTGGCAGTCGCTTTTACGCCATATGCCGGCAGGCGTAAAAATTCATCACAACGACAGCGGCTATTTTTTATGGCTGGAACTCCCGGCGCAGCTGGACGCCGGACTGCTGAGTGAGAAAGCGCTAATGCACCACATCAGTATTGCCCCCGGTAAGATGTTTTCGACCTCTGACGCCTGGACACCGTTCTTCCGGTTTAATACCTCCTGGGCGTGGGGGGAGCGGGAAGAACAGGCTGTGATTCAGTTAGGGAAATTAATTAGCAGCATGCTCGAATAA
- the ydcS gene encoding putative ABC transporter substrate-binding protein YdcS yields MSKKFARSSLCALGMTLMTAHAAEPPKAIGDGEGRLDIIAWPGYIERGQTDKNYDWVTQFEKETGCAVNVKTAATSDEMVSLMAKGGYDLVTASGDASLRLIMGKRVQPINPDLIPNWKTLDPRIVKGEWFNVGGNVYGTPYQWGPNLLMYNSKTFPTPPDSWSVVFTKQNLPDGKTNQGRVQAYDGPIYIADAALFVKATQPQLGITDPYQLTEKQYAAVLKVLRDQHALIHRYWHDTTVQMSDFKNEGVVASSAWPYQANALKAENQPVATVFPKEGVTGWADTTMLHAQAKHPMCAYKWMNWSLTPKVQGDLAAWFGSLPVVPEGCKASTLLGDKGCETNGYNYFDKIMFWKTPIAEGGKFVPYSRWTQDYIAIMGGR; encoded by the coding sequence ATGAGCAAAAAATTTGCCCGCAGCAGCCTGTGCGCGCTCGGCATGACCCTCATGACAGCGCACGCCGCAGAGCCACCGAAGGCTATCGGCGACGGGGAAGGACGACTGGATATTATTGCCTGGCCCGGGTACATCGAACGGGGACAAACCGATAAAAATTATGACTGGGTCACCCAGTTCGAAAAAGAGACCGGCTGCGCGGTGAACGTAAAAACCGCGGCCACCTCGGATGAAATGGTCAGCCTGATGGCGAAAGGAGGATACGATCTGGTCACTGCCTCGGGCGATGCCTCACTGCGCCTGATCATGGGGAAACGCGTTCAGCCGATTAACCCCGACCTTATCCCAAACTGGAAAACCCTCGACCCGCGGATCGTCAAAGGTGAATGGTTTAACGTCGGCGGAAACGTCTACGGTACGCCGTATCAGTGGGGGCCAAACCTGCTGATGTACAACAGCAAAACGTTCCCGACGCCGCCGGACAGCTGGAGCGTCGTCTTTACGAAACAGAATTTACCTGACGGTAAAACCAATCAGGGTCGCGTGCAGGCCTATGATGGCCCGATTTACATCGCCGATGCGGCGCTGTTTGTCAAAGCCACGCAGCCGCAGCTGGGTATCACCGACCCGTACCAGCTAACAGAAAAACAGTATGCCGCCGTACTGAAGGTATTGCGTGACCAGCATGCGCTGATCCACCGCTACTGGCATGACACCACCGTTCAGATGAGCGACTTTAAAAATGAAGGCGTAGTGGCCTCCAGCGCCTGGCCCTATCAGGCCAATGCCCTGAAAGCGGAGAACCAGCCTGTCGCCACTGTTTTCCCGAAAGAAGGGGTAACCGGCTGGGCGGACACCACCATGCTGCACGCGCAGGCCAAGCACCCGATGTGCGCCTACAAATGGATGAACTGGTCGCTTACGCCTAAAGTGCAGGGCGATCTGGCGGCCTGGTTTGGCTCGCTGCCCGTGGTACCGGAAGGGTGTAAAGCCAGCACATTGCTCGGCGATAAAGGCTGCGAAACGAACGGCTACAACTATTTCGACAAAATCATGTTCTGGAAAACCCCGATTGCAGAAGGCGGCAAATTCGTTCCTTACAGCCGCTGGACACAGGATTACATCGCCATCATGGGCGGCCGTTAA